The following coding sequences lie in one Micromonospora sp. R77 genomic window:
- a CDS encoding DUF2726 domain-containing protein has protein sequence MTSTGSTDVSWLRPVTAGGAPLLHRRGQAVYAARRLGDLVQGRPPGITGNQWSTALRQGFDQVVCAADSGRPAFAVEFAAPTVAGSAQQRADRMTSVVCAAVGLPVLRVESSALRAGEHGRRLVEYVIDARDYAGGHGPDGDESVGFRDIVGRLPDGRSGPVNDLGALARAAAVEAYVERRLADPIVRGLHVRWAGGPAEGWSWVEVRPGRCLVERVRLREQGFSCGVDPARLAEDLAAVAVGERLRDLDATPALVDRDQLRHDIRLLAARGDELERGFGFAHLCAD, from the coding sequence ATGACGAGCACCGGCAGCACGGACGTCTCCTGGCTGCGTCCGGTCACGGCCGGGGGCGCGCCGCTGCTGCACCGGCGTGGCCAGGCCGTGTACGCCGCCCGCCGGCTCGGGGACCTGGTGCAGGGGCGCCCGCCGGGCATCACCGGCAACCAGTGGAGCACCGCGCTGCGGCAGGGCTTCGACCAGGTGGTCTGCGCCGCCGACAGCGGCCGGCCGGCCTTCGCCGTCGAGTTCGCCGCGCCGACCGTCGCCGGTTCCGCCCAGCAGCGTGCCGACCGGATGACCAGCGTCGTCTGCGCGGCCGTCGGCCTGCCGGTGCTGCGGGTCGAGTCGTCGGCGCTGCGCGCGGGCGAACACGGTCGACGCCTCGTCGAGTACGTCATCGACGCGCGCGACTACGCGGGCGGGCACGGCCCGGACGGCGACGAGTCGGTCGGTTTCCGGGACATCGTCGGCCGGCTGCCCGACGGGCGCAGCGGCCCGGTCAACGACCTCGGTGCGCTGGCCCGGGCCGCCGCCGTCGAGGCGTACGTGGAGCGGCGGCTGGCCGACCCGATCGTCCGGGGCCTGCACGTGCGCTGGGCGGGCGGGCCGGCCGAGGGCTGGAGCTGGGTCGAGGTGCGGCCCGGACGGTGCCTGGTGGAGCGGGTGCGGCTGCGGGAGCAGGGCTTCTCCTGCGGCGTCGATCCCGCCCGCCTGGCCGAGGATTTGGCCGCGGTGGCGGTCGGCGAGCGGCTGCGCGACCTCGACGCCACGCCGGCCCTGGTGGACCGCGACCAACTCCGGCACGACATCCGGCTGCTCGCGGCGCGTGGCGACGAACTGGAGCGGGGCTTCGGTTTCGCGCACCTCTGCGCCGACTGA
- a CDS encoding Ig-like domain-containing protein → MDLRRRLTLLAVTIAATPLALGGCTADQKSGAATSGHAKAAAAPSVALTPTDRSRDVPISAEVGTRVTGGKVTAVRLTDDKGAAVPAAPREDGSGWVPTRPLQNSRTYTAEVTVTGDSGRTSTQKTTFTTMAKSTKPAVTSVLYFTDNQTFGTAMPVTVAFDPAIPKEARADVQRRLFVKTDPPQPGAWSWLEDGSQVYYRAPDFWKPGTKISVRAGLEGLPIGKDAVGDADRTAVSKIGRQVSIDIDNATKQMSVFRDGKLLKRIPVSLGKPSTPSSSGKMVIMEKFDRTTFDTRNDPNGGYVVDVDDAQRLTWGGEFIHSAPWSEGEQGYTNTSHGCANVSATAADWLMGITKVGDLVTVKGTEVPLTPGNGWTAWNTSWDEFVKGSALPVPAGLRPTQSATPHPGAVAGGSSPAPAPSASGG, encoded by the coding sequence ATGGATCTGAGGCGGCGATTGACGCTATTGGCGGTAACCATCGCAGCCACACCATTGGCCCTCGGCGGGTGCACCGCCGACCAGAAGTCCGGCGCGGCGACGTCGGGCCACGCGAAGGCGGCCGCGGCCCCCTCGGTCGCCCTGACGCCGACCGACCGGTCCCGCGACGTGCCGATCAGCGCGGAGGTGGGGACCCGGGTGACGGGCGGGAAGGTGACCGCCGTCCGGCTCACCGACGACAAGGGCGCGGCGGTGCCGGCGGCGCCCCGCGAGGACGGGTCCGGCTGGGTGCCGACCCGCCCGTTGCAGAACTCGCGGACGTACACGGCGGAGGTGACCGTCACCGGCGATTCCGGGCGGACCAGCACGCAGAAGACGACGTTCACCACGATGGCGAAATCCACCAAACCGGCCGTCACGAGCGTGCTGTATTTCACCGACAATCAGACGTTCGGTACGGCGATGCCGGTGACCGTCGCGTTCGACCCGGCAATTCCGAAAGAGGCCAGGGCCGACGTGCAACGCCGATTGTTCGTGAAGACGGATCCGCCGCAGCCGGGTGCCTGGTCGTGGCTGGAGGACGGCAGCCAGGTCTACTACCGGGCCCCCGACTTCTGGAAGCCGGGCACGAAGATCAGCGTGCGGGCCGGCCTGGAGGGGCTGCCGATCGGCAAGGACGCCGTCGGTGACGCCGACCGGACGGCCGTGTCGAAGATCGGCCGGCAGGTCAGCATCGACATCGACAACGCGACCAAGCAGATGTCGGTCTTCCGGGACGGCAAGCTGCTCAAGCGGATCCCGGTCAGCCTCGGCAAGCCGAGCACGCCGAGTTCCAGCGGCAAGATGGTGATCATGGAGAAGTTCGACCGGACCACCTTCGACACCCGGAACGACCCGAACGGTGGCTACGTGGTCGACGTGGACGACGCCCAGCGGCTCACCTGGGGTGGCGAGTTCATCCACTCGGCGCCGTGGTCCGAGGGGGAGCAGGGTTACACCAACACGTCGCACGGCTGCGCCAACGTCTCCGCCACGGCGGCGGACTGGCTGATGGGCATCACCAAGGTCGGCGACCTGGTGACGGTCAAGGGCACCGAGGTGCCGCTGACGCCGGGCAACGGCTGGACCGCCTGGAACACCAGCTGGGACGAGTTCGTCAAGGGCAGCGCGCTGCCCGTCCCGGCGGGGCTCCGGCCCACGCAGAGCGCCACGCCGCACCCCGGCGCGGTGGCCGGCGGGTCCTCGCCCGCACCGGCCCCGTCCGCCAGCGGCGGCTGA
- a CDS encoding phytanoyl-CoA dioxygenase family protein gives MRPHPALAADHPTSAVEDETPVEALGDLYRDGITACRGAFDVDWVEQVAEDVDAAFQEARSRPDGAVGRGPQRWYVEIHPEQLRGFVDLVTHPWVVSVCRAVLGPDYEIVELGFDIPFPGAAAQPWHRDFPMPEQTRRERRLTSLAFNLTTVDTVEEMGPFEIAPGTQWDDGRDFDHEMFPPKDRYPRYQARAVKKYPRRGDISARSALTVHRGTPNVSTLARPVLVLGVDAPGAGNAAHHDMAVTRGYRERLPELVRDHLRCPVVDTLVPITQKHTIEGLVMGAE, from the coding sequence ATGAGACCCCACCCCGCCCTGGCCGCCGACCATCCCACCTCCGCAGTCGAGGACGAGACGCCCGTCGAGGCCCTCGGCGACCTCTACCGCGACGGCATCACCGCCTGCCGGGGCGCCTTCGACGTCGACTGGGTGGAGCAGGTTGCCGAGGACGTCGACGCCGCCTTCCAGGAGGCCCGCTCCCGGCCCGACGGCGCGGTCGGGCGCGGCCCGCAGCGCTGGTACGTGGAGATCCACCCCGAACAACTGCGCGGCTTCGTCGACCTGGTCACCCATCCGTGGGTGGTGTCGGTGTGCCGGGCGGTCCTCGGCCCGGACTACGAGATCGTCGAGCTCGGCTTCGACATCCCCTTCCCCGGCGCGGCCGCGCAGCCGTGGCACCGCGACTTCCCGATGCCGGAGCAGACCCGCCGGGAGCGCCGCCTGACCTCGCTGGCGTTCAACCTGACCACGGTGGACACCGTCGAGGAGATGGGTCCGTTCGAGATCGCCCCGGGCACCCAGTGGGACGACGGCCGCGACTTCGACCACGAGATGTTCCCGCCGAAGGACCGCTACCCCCGTTACCAGGCCCGGGCCGTGAAGAAGTACCCGCGTCGCGGCGACATCTCGGCGCGCTCGGCGCTGACCGTCCACCGGGGCACCCCGAACGTCTCCACCCTGGCCCGACCGGTGCTGGTCCTCGGTGTCGACGCGCCCGGTGCCGGCAACGCCGCCCACCACGACATGGCGGTGACCCGGGGCTACCGGGAGCGCCTGCCGGAGCTGGTCCGGGACCACCTGCGGTGCCCGGTGGTCGACACCCTCGTGCCGATCACGCAGAAGCACACCATCGAGGGGCTGGTGATGGGCGCGGAGTGA
- a CDS encoding helical backbone metal receptor — protein MRVVSLVPSLTEAVASTRPEVLVGATDWCTHPEGLDVARVGGSKYPDLDRVLALRPDLVLLNEEENRRADADALVAAGVPVRVTFPRTVPGALDELGDLVTALGVRAEPEWLVAARRAWADPPRPAAPRRAMVPVWRRPWVVLGGNTFAGDVLRRLGVVNAYGDDAERYPRPTLDELRARDPELVVLPDEPYRFTADDGPESFPGVPYALVSGRHLTWYGPSLADAPALLAAQLAAAR, from the coding sequence GTGCGGGTGGTGTCGCTGGTGCCGTCGCTGACCGAGGCGGTCGCGTCGACCCGGCCGGAGGTGCTGGTCGGGGCGACCGACTGGTGCACCCATCCGGAAGGGCTGGACGTCGCCCGGGTGGGCGGCAGCAAGTACCCGGACCTCGACCGGGTGCTCGCCCTCCGGCCCGACCTGGTGCTGCTCAACGAGGAGGAGAACCGCCGCGCCGACGCCGACGCGCTGGTCGCGGCCGGGGTGCCGGTCCGGGTCACCTTCCCGCGTACGGTGCCGGGGGCGCTGGACGAGCTGGGCGACCTGGTGACCGCGCTCGGGGTGCGCGCCGAACCCGAGTGGCTGGTGGCGGCCCGCCGGGCCTGGGCCGACCCGCCCCGGCCGGCGGCGCCCCGACGCGCGATGGTGCCGGTGTGGCGCCGCCCCTGGGTGGTGCTCGGCGGGAACACCTTCGCCGGCGACGTGCTCCGCCGGCTCGGCGTGGTCAACGCGTACGGCGACGACGCCGAGCGCTATCCCCGCCCCACCCTGGACGAGCTGCGCGCCCGCGACCCGGAGCTGGTGGTGCTGCCGGACGAGCCGTACCGGTTCACCGCCGACGACGGGCCGGAGTCCTTCCCGGGCGTGCCGTACGCCCTGGTCTCCGGCCGCCACCTCACCTGGTACGGCCCCAGCCTCGCCGACGCCCCCGCCCTGCTGGCCGCCCAGCTCGCCGCCGCACGCTGA
- a CDS encoding universal stress protein: MAGPSRLPSRTPVAVDYGKEERRAAMETNRLIVVGVDGSDGGRRALDWAVDEAVARGGAVQVVVAWRWDRIEVGPMTQATGPVDEQQRARTLLDDEIRGVVLRKGPGCSVAGEIAEGPAADVLTAAARTADLLVLGSHGHNRLRHTVLGSVSEECVRKASCPVVVIPVPAPATTVGHEPVLRA, translated from the coding sequence GTGGCGGGCCCTTCGCGCCTGCCCTCCCGCACCCCGGTGGCGGTGGACTACGGGAAGGAGGAGAGGAGAGCGGCGATGGAGACCAATCGACTGATCGTGGTGGGTGTGGACGGCTCCGACGGCGGCCGGCGGGCGCTGGACTGGGCGGTCGACGAGGCGGTGGCCCGGGGCGGCGCGGTCCAGGTCGTGGTGGCCTGGCGGTGGGACCGGATCGAGGTCGGCCCGATGACCCAGGCGACCGGCCCCGTCGACGAGCAGCAGCGCGCCCGGACGCTGCTCGACGACGAGATCCGCGGGGTGGTGCTGCGCAAGGGACCGGGCTGCTCGGTGGCCGGCGAGATCGCCGAGGGCCCGGCGGCGGACGTGCTCACCGCCGCAGCCCGGACGGCAGACCTGCTGGTGCTCGGCAGCCACGGGCACAACCGGCTGCGGCACACCGTGCTCGGCTCGGTGAGCGAGGAGTGCGTGCGCAAGGCGAGCTGCCCGGTGGTGGTGATCCCGGTGCCCGCCCCGGCCACCACCGTCGGGCACGAGCCGGTGCTGCGCGCCTGA
- a CDS encoding SMP-30/gluconolactonase/LRE family protein, which produces MVVPRQRPPRLIRPVREPATVPPPLDGPWAPADVRLDRVDVLPLPDGAHGPEDVLVAPDGRVYSGDEDGRLWWWPADAPAGSPSTLLAETGGRPLGIELDPVDGTLVVCDAYRGLLRVTPDGAVRELTGSAPPVHFADNAAVARDGTVYFTDSSDRFPLSHWKRDLLEHRPNGRVLAYDRRSGRTEVVVSGLYFPNGVALTPDESALMLVETATHRLLRVGLPDGEATVLADLPAYPDNVAAVGDGTYWIALPSPRLPIVEKLLPHPRVRQLVALLPDAVQPQPRRYGLVALVDGDGRVLRTLHGPGGAYSMITGVRQHGDQLWLGSLTATGVARVGLG; this is translated from the coding sequence ATGGTCGTCCCCCGGCAACGTCCGCCCCGCCTCATCCGCCCGGTCCGCGAGCCCGCCACCGTGCCGCCACCGCTGGACGGGCCGTGGGCGCCCGCCGACGTCCGGCTCGACCGGGTCGACGTGCTGCCACTGCCCGACGGGGCGCACGGTCCCGAGGACGTGCTCGTCGCCCCGGACGGCCGGGTCTACAGCGGCGACGAGGACGGCCGGCTGTGGTGGTGGCCGGCGGACGCCCCGGCGGGCTCCCCGTCCACCCTGCTCGCCGAGACCGGCGGCCGGCCGCTCGGCATCGAGCTGGACCCGGTCGACGGCACGCTGGTGGTGTGCGACGCGTACCGGGGGTTGCTGCGGGTCACCCCGGACGGGGCGGTGCGGGAGCTGACCGGCAGCGCCCCGCCGGTGCACTTCGCGGACAACGCCGCCGTGGCCCGGGACGGCACGGTCTACTTCACCGACTCCTCCGACCGGTTCCCGCTGTCGCACTGGAAGCGGGACCTGCTGGAGCACCGGCCCAACGGCCGGGTGCTGGCGTACGACCGGCGCAGCGGCCGGACCGAGGTGGTGGTGAGCGGGCTCTACTTCCCCAACGGGGTGGCGCTGACCCCGGACGAGTCCGCGCTGATGCTGGTGGAGACGGCCACCCACCGGCTGCTGCGGGTCGGGCTGCCCGACGGCGAGGCGACCGTGCTGGCGGACCTGCCGGCCTACCCGGACAACGTGGCGGCGGTGGGCGACGGGACGTACTGGATCGCGCTGCCGAGCCCGCGGCTGCCGATCGTGGAGAAGCTCCTGCCGCACCCCCGGGTCCGGCAGCTGGTGGCCCTGCTGCCCGACGCGGTGCAGCCGCAGCCCCGCCGGTACGGGCTGGTCGCGCTGGTCGACGGCGACGGGCGGGTGCTGCGCACGCTGCACGGGCCGGGTGGCGCGTACTCGATGATCACCGGGGTCCGGCAGCACGGTGACCAGCTCTGGTTGGGCAGTCTCACCGCGACCGGGGTGGCCCGGGTGGGCCTCGGCTGA
- a CDS encoding STAS domain-containing protein, translating into MGQHSDRFRVEITVGDHVVDVRAIGEVDIATVGSLRAALWAAPARPTLRLDLSGVRVLSAAGVRALVAAHLRVRARGGELVLVDPDPVVDRVLRVTGLHRVLPVRQSASAGAATLVAA; encoded by the coding sequence ATGGGACAGCACAGCGACCGGTTTCGGGTGGAGATCACCGTCGGCGACCACGTGGTGGACGTCCGGGCGATCGGTGAGGTGGACATCGCCACGGTCGGTTCGTTGCGCGCCGCGCTCTGGGCGGCCCCGGCGCGGCCCACGCTGCGGCTGGACCTGTCCGGCGTCCGGGTGCTCTCCGCGGCCGGGGTGCGCGCGCTGGTGGCGGCGCACCTGCGGGTCCGCGCCCGGGGCGGCGAGCTGGTCCTGGTCGACCCCGATCCGGTGGTGGACCGGGTGCTGCGCGTCACCGGCCTGCACCGGGTGCTGCCCGTGCGGCAGAGCGCGTCGGCGGGTGCGGCCACCCTGGTGGCGGCCTGA
- a CDS encoding right-handed parallel beta-helix repeat-containing protein yields the protein MVYPQLPSAGLRAEPVAGAPLLCNARDHGLTGDGTTNDQPAFAALVDRLGDAYAADGRARVIYCPPGVYSIRDAGTVWRTGVSLVGAGPGATRFLLSNAGNRTDPTPLAFYTEALHGAGPDRYLEYCTFADFEIDGSGVASVDYNPLAKGLGLQYVVRGVFRNLYIHHTAATGLGCDFLQDTLIDGVLVAGCGRVDNGTELGGAGIGVGIGGWGSVERLNVVNCSAVGNATNGIFFELQTEGALRPRGIRVIGCHAQGNRFGISDWGANGLIVSACTMTGNLEAGFHVSAKGTTRTAGRGGLLTDCVIDGNVRDGVSIGNTPGPYTIRGNRISGNGRYGYHQRSLGGDETETAREIVLDGNDLYGNSLDAIRIDRPIADAMLIGNRIRGNGRQCAPAVSGGGESVRYGERRVVDRRANWRHDEHRGKVLRVGDRIAVVAANDSSELTLAPVRPGAVTAWSGDVPTPGTPYQLPDAPRTRAGITIDAPIDSASIRGNRAWDSQDPPTQTHGLWITGRGSCVDCRIEDNDLAGNADAATRLDTPPIGGRWDRNHGD from the coding sequence TGCGCGCGGAGCCCGTCGCCGGGGCCCCGCTGCTCTGCAACGCCCGCGACCACGGGTTGACCGGCGACGGGACCACCAACGACCAGCCCGCCTTCGCCGCGCTGGTGGACCGGCTCGGTGACGCGTACGCGGCCGACGGGCGGGCCCGGGTGATCTACTGCCCGCCCGGGGTCTATTCGATCCGGGACGCCGGCACCGTGTGGCGGACCGGGGTCTCCCTGGTCGGGGCGGGTCCCGGGGCCACCCGGTTCCTGCTGAGCAACGCCGGCAACCGGACCGACCCGACCCCGCTGGCCTTCTACACCGAGGCGCTGCACGGCGCCGGCCCCGACCGGTACCTGGAGTACTGCACCTTCGCCGACTTCGAGATCGACGGTTCCGGGGTCGCCTCGGTGGACTACAACCCGCTCGCCAAGGGGCTGGGCCTGCAGTACGTGGTGCGGGGCGTGTTCCGCAATCTCTACATCCACCACACCGCCGCCACCGGACTGGGCTGCGACTTCCTCCAGGACACCCTGATCGACGGGGTGCTGGTGGCCGGCTGCGGACGGGTCGACAACGGCACCGAGCTGGGCGGGGCCGGGATCGGCGTCGGGATCGGCGGGTGGGGCAGCGTCGAGCGGCTCAACGTGGTCAACTGCTCGGCCGTCGGCAACGCCACCAACGGCATCTTCTTCGAACTGCAGACCGAGGGTGCCCTGCGACCGCGCGGCATCCGGGTGATCGGCTGCCACGCCCAGGGCAACCGGTTCGGCATCTCCGACTGGGGCGCCAACGGGCTGATCGTCTCCGCCTGCACGATGACCGGCAACCTGGAGGCCGGCTTCCACGTCTCGGCCAAGGGCACCACCCGTACGGCCGGCCGGGGCGGCCTGCTCACCGACTGCGTCATCGACGGCAACGTGCGCGACGGCGTCAGCATCGGCAACACCCCCGGCCCGTACACCATCCGGGGCAACCGGATCAGCGGCAACGGCCGGTACGGCTACCACCAGCGCAGCCTCGGCGGCGACGAGACGGAGACCGCCCGGGAGATCGTCCTGGACGGCAACGACCTCTACGGCAACAGCCTGGACGCGATCCGGATCGACCGCCCGATCGCCGACGCCATGCTGATCGGCAACCGGATCCGGGGCAACGGCCGGCAGTGCGCGCCGGCCGTCTCGGGCGGCGGCGAGTCGGTGCGGTACGGCGAGCGGCGGGTGGTCGACCGGCGGGCGAACTGGCGTCACGACGAGCACCGGGGCAAGGTGCTCCGGGTCGGGGACCGGATCGCGGTGGTCGCGGCGAACGACTCGAGCGAGCTGACCCTGGCGCCGGTCCGGCCCGGCGCGGTCACCGCGTGGAGCGGCGACGTCCCCACCCCGGGCACGCCGTACCAGCTGCCGGACGCGCCCCGTACCCGGGCCGGCATCACCATCGACGCCCCGATCGACTCGGCCAGCATCCGGGGCAACCGGGCCTGGGACAGTCAGGACCCACCCACCCAGACCCACGGTCTCTGGATCACCGGGCGGGGCAGTTGCGTGGACTGCCGGATCGAGGACAACGACCTGGCTGGCAACGCGGACGCCGCGACCCGCCTGGACACCCCGCCGATCGGTGGTCGGTGGGACCGCAACCACGGCGACTGA
- a CDS encoding DICT sensory domain-containing protein gives MHSGRTPERFTKRSLVAVSHAIERAALATAEDGPLVVLALFQRMPYFARERAVYERIVGRAAATVVGVVGPTPPELPAGSYGVVLDEAEELAREWSVIALTPRFGAALVAYDRGEVAPAVTLEAGRLFDGRWGFRRDEALHEVLRLRGHLADRLPPAAHATLDEVIARVRDLPSTPESRGPRRRSG, from the coding sequence GTGCACAGCGGACGGACTCCGGAACGGTTCACCAAACGCAGCCTCGTCGCCGTCTCCCACGCGATCGAACGGGCGGCCCTGGCCACCGCCGAGGACGGCCCGCTGGTGGTGCTCGCCCTCTTCCAGCGGATGCCGTACTTCGCCCGGGAACGCGCGGTCTACGAACGGATCGTGGGCCGGGCCGCCGCGACCGTGGTGGGGGTGGTCGGCCCCACGCCGCCGGAGCTGCCCGCCGGGTCGTACGGGGTCGTCCTGGACGAGGCGGAGGAGCTGGCCCGGGAGTGGAGCGTCATCGCGCTGACCCCGCGCTTCGGCGCGGCGCTGGTGGCGTACGACCGGGGTGAGGTCGCGCCCGCGGTGACCCTGGAGGCTGGGCGGCTCTTCGACGGGCGGTGGGGTTTCCGCCGGGACGAGGCACTGCACGAGGTGCTCCGGCTGCGGGGGCACCTCGCCGACCGGCTGCCCCCGGCCGCGCACGCGACGCTGGACGAGGTGATCGCCCGGGTCCGGGACCTCCCGTCCACCCCGGAGAGTCGCGGGCCGAGGCGGCGATCCGGCTGA
- a CDS encoding FKBP-type peptidyl-prolyl cis-trans isomerase, producing MDKPEVGPIEGAPPADLVIEDITVGAGPEAQPGQLASVHYVGVAHSTGREFDASWNRGESFEFPLGGGQVIAGWDQGVVGMKVGGRRRLTIPPHLGYGSRGAGGVIKPNETLVFVVDLLGVR from the coding sequence ATGGACAAGCCCGAGGTAGGCCCGATCGAGGGCGCACCCCCCGCCGACCTCGTCATCGAGGACATCACCGTCGGCGCGGGCCCCGAGGCCCAGCCGGGCCAACTGGCCAGCGTGCACTACGTCGGGGTGGCCCACTCGACCGGCCGCGAGTTCGACGCGTCGTGGAACCGGGGCGAGAGCTTCGAGTTCCCGCTCGGCGGCGGCCAGGTCATCGCCGGCTGGGACCAGGGCGTGGTCGGCATGAAGGTCGGCGGTCGGCGTCGGCTCACCATCCCGCCGCACCTGGGCTACGGCAGCCGGGGCGCCGGCGGCGTGATCAAGCCGAACGAGACGCTGGTCTTCGTCGTGGACCTGCTCGGCGTCCGCTGA
- a CDS encoding CBS domain-containing protein produces MRTWQVGDVMTRDVATVGEETPYRRIVDVLIRRGISAVPVIDGFRRVLGVVSEADLLHKIERAGHPDERRVFEGRRRRTAREKADALLARDLMTAPAVTTFPEASLPAAARMMDREDVKRLPVLDDLGRLVGIVTRSDLLRVHLRTDAEIREDVVQEVLRRVLAVRDGLVTVQVRDGAVTLDGRLDRRTAVELAGKLAAQVSGVVEVHSTIGYDVDDTTLVELDPGRVTPVA; encoded by the coding sequence ATGAGGACGTGGCAGGTGGGCGACGTGATGACCAGGGACGTCGCGACGGTGGGGGAGGAGACCCCGTACCGCCGGATCGTCGACGTGCTGATCCGGCGGGGCATCAGCGCCGTGCCGGTGATCGACGGCTTCCGCCGGGTGCTGGGGGTGGTGTCCGAGGCGGATCTGCTGCACAAGATCGAGCGGGCCGGCCACCCGGACGAGCGGCGGGTGTTCGAGGGGCGGCGTCGGCGTACCGCGCGGGAGAAGGCGGACGCGCTGCTGGCCCGGGACCTGATGACCGCGCCGGCGGTCACCACCTTCCCGGAGGCGTCACTCCCGGCGGCGGCCCGGATGATGGACCGCGAGGACGTCAAGCGGCTGCCGGTGCTGGACGATCTCGGCCGGCTGGTCGGCATCGTCACCCGCAGCGACCTGCTCCGGGTGCACCTGCGCACCGACGCGGAGATCCGTGAGGACGTGGTGCAGGAGGTGCTGCGCCGGGTGCTCGCCGTCCGGGACGGCCTGGTCACCGTCCAGGTCCGCGACGGCGCGGTCACCCTGGACGGCCGGCTCGACCGGCGGACCGCCGTCGAGCTGGCCGGAAAGCTCGCCGCGCAGGTCAGCGGCGTGGTCGAGGTGCACAGCACCATCGGGTACGACGTGGATGACACCACCCTGGTCGAGCTGGACCCGGGCCGGGTCACCCCGGTCGCCTGA
- a CDS encoding Lsr2 family protein — protein MARKVITVLTDDLDGGKADRTVEFSLDGVAYTIDVSDENAGVLRKALDPYISAGRRIGRGPVDAARATRRPGRPASPGMDREQNRAIREWAAKNGYEISERGRIPVSVVEAYKNR, from the coding sequence ATGGCAAGGAAAGTAATCACCGTCCTGACCGACGACCTCGACGGCGGAAAGGCCGATCGGACCGTCGAGTTCAGTCTGGACGGCGTGGCGTACACCATCGACGTCTCCGACGAGAACGCGGGTGTGCTGCGCAAGGCCCTGGACCCGTACATCAGCGCTGGCAGGCGGATCGGCCGCGGGCCGGTGGACGCGGCCCGGGCGACCCGCCGGCCCGGACGCCCGGCCTCCCCGGGAATGGACCGCGAGCAGAACCGGGCCATCCGCGAATGGGCCGCCAAGAACGGGTACGAGATTTCCGAGCGGGGCCGCATCCCGGTCTCCGTGGTGGAGGCGTACAAGAACCGCTGA